Within the Alteromonas sp. M12 genome, the region GGGTGCCCATTTCTGGAATCCACCTCACTTAGTGAGATTGGTTGAAGTGGTGCAAGGGGATGAGACTAGCGTAACAACGGTGGAACAGACCATTGCATTACTTGATGCGGTAGGCATGAAATCAGTTCACGTTAAACGGGATATTCCAGGTTTTATTGGCAACCGTTTACAGCATGCAATGAAACGCGAAGCCATTGCCATGCTTGAAGCTGGGGTCTGCGATGCAGAAACCATTGATGACGTGGTGAAGTACGGATTTGGCCAACGCCTAGCGGTGCTCGGTCCACTGGAGCAATCTGATTTAGTCGGACTGGATCTCACCCTGCGTATTTTAACCACAATTTATCCATCACTAGATACCAGTTCAACACCGCAAGCCGCATTGGTTGAGCGAGTCGAAACTGGACAATTAGGCATGAAGACGGGTGGCGGTTTTCGCCAATGGACGCCTGAAGCCGCAGACGACGTGCGCACTCGCGTACGTGAACACTTAGTCGCGAAAGCGAAACAAACAACAACTAATTGAGCGAAAATCGCAACCTAAAGAGGACAACATAATGGCTATTAATCAATATTATCAAGTACCTAAATTGGAAGAATACAGCGAAAAGTTTAAGGACTTTTTCAAGTTCAAACGTGAAAATGGCATTCTCGAAGTGAAAATGCATACCAAAAACGGTCCAGTAAAGTGGAGTTATCAGTTCCACCACGCACTTGCTGAATTATGGACAGTCATTGGTCACGATAAAGAAAATGAAGTACTTATCCTCACCTCAACTGACGATAAGTGGATCAACGAATGGGATGTTGAGTCATTCAAAGAAGTTGAGCAATCACCAGATGACGACAAACGTTTTGATGTGCAAATCTACGACACTCTCAAAATTGTAGAGAACTTTATTAATGATCTAGAAATTCCCACAATAGCTGTAATTAACGGCAAAGGGATTCATTGGGAAATGTGTATGATGAGTGACATCACCCTTTGTACTCCTGATTTCGTGTTGCAGGATGACCACTACGGCATGGATAGCGGCCATGTACCTGGTGAC harbors:
- a CDS encoding 3-hydroxyacyl-CoA dehydrogenase NAD-binding domain-containing protein, yielding MADQPKVTVIGAGLMGHGIAQRFLAAGHPVNLVDPNLQVLEQAEQQISDIFTLLEQPYDKGDLLSLYTEIQPAVEDAEFVIEAGPEILDVKRDIFSQLARYTSTECILASNTSAIPISEIAKGILHPQRIVGAHFWNPPHLVRLVEVVQGDETSVTTVEQTIALLDAVGMKSVHVKRDIPGFIGNRLQHAMKREAIAMLEAGVCDAETIDDVVKYGFGQRLAVLGPLEQSDLVGLDLTLRILTTIYPSLDTSSTPQAALVERVETGQLGMKTGGGFRQWTPEAADDVRTRVREHLVAKAKQTTTN
- a CDS encoding enoyl-CoA hydratase/isomerase family protein — translated: MAINQYYQVPKLEEYSEKFKDFFKFKRENGILEVKMHTKNGPVKWSYQFHHALAELWTVIGHDKENEVLILTSTDDKWINEWDVESFKEVEQSPDDDKRFDVQIYDTLKIVENFINDLEIPTIAVINGKGIHWEMCMMSDITLCTPDFVLQDDHYGMDSGHVPGDGMGLCLQEILGVKRGNYMMLTCEAMDAQTCLELGAVNEVVERENIVDRAWEIARNIMTKSRSCRRLTHYICVRPWKAVVERDFRIHVLSEMYSFNMSKSEHDFEYIKYDEEK